A genome region from Sphingobacteriaceae bacterium GW460-11-11-14-LB5 includes the following:
- a CDS encoding histidine kinase produces MEEEQKEESVRHFLDLVKKSRRGKLKIYIGMSAGVGKTYRMLQESHALLRNGVDICIGYVETHKRAETEALVAGLPIIPRRKIFYRGKEIEEMDLKGIMNRHPEIVIVDELAHSNAEGSKNTKRWQDVFDLLEAGISVISAVNIQHLESINEEIEQITGIAVTERIPDKILEIADEIVNIDLTADELVTRLKEGKIYDQSKIERALGNFFQSDKILQLRELALKEVVHQVERKIQTEIPKSIKLRPERFLACISSNAETAGVVIRKTARLASYYRSPWIVLYVQSDSESMERIKLDKQRHLINHFKLATELGAEVIKVKSNGITKTIIDVATEKEITTICIGKPHLNIFQVILRTAVFNGLLKNLAMKDIDLVILS; encoded by the coding sequence ATGGAAGAAGAACAAAAAGAAGAATCGGTCAGGCACTTTTTGGATCTGGTTAAAAAATCCAGGCGTGGAAAGCTCAAGATTTATATTGGCATGAGTGCCGGTGTGGGCAAAACTTACCGTATGCTCCAGGAATCGCATGCCTTACTGCGGAATGGTGTAGACATTTGCATCGGTTATGTTGAAACCCACAAAAGAGCAGAAACAGAAGCGCTTGTTGCTGGTCTTCCCATTATTCCGCGACGGAAAATCTTCTATAGGGGCAAAGAAATAGAGGAAATGGATCTCAAGGGGATCATGAACCGCCATCCTGAGATTGTTATTGTTGATGAACTGGCCCATAGCAATGCCGAAGGCAGCAAAAACACCAAACGTTGGCAGGATGTTTTCGATTTGCTCGAGGCAGGAATCAGCGTCATTTCGGCCGTAAATATCCAGCACCTGGAAAGCATTAATGAAGAAATTGAACAGATTACCGGAATAGCGGTTACCGAACGTATTCCGGATAAGATACTGGAGATAGCTGATGAAATCGTAAACATCGACCTTACAGCAGACGAATTGGTTACCCGCCTTAAAGAAGGCAAAATTTACGATCAATCAAAAATCGAAAGGGCACTCGGCAATTTTTTCCAATCTGATAAAATCCTTCAATTGCGCGAACTGGCCTTAAAAGAGGTGGTGCACCAGGTAGAACGGAAAATCCAGACCGAAATTCCAAAATCAATTAAACTCCGGCCTGAACGTTTTTTAGCCTGCATTTCTTCTAACGCCGAAACCGCAGGGGTAGTAATCCGGAAAACAGCAAGATTGGCTTCCTATTACCGATCGCCATGGATTGTATTGTATGTGCAGAGCGATAGTGAAAGCATGGAACGCATAAAACTTGATAAACAACGTCATCTGATCAATCATTTTAAACTGGCTACCGAACTCGGGGCCGAAGTGATCAAAGTAAAAAGTAATGGCATCACCAAAACCATTATCGATGTGGCTACCGAAAAGGAAATTACCACCATTTGCATCGGCAAACCCCATCTTAATATTTTTCAGGTCATCCTGCGTACCGCAGTTTTTAATGGTTTGCTGAAGAATCTGGCGATGAAAGATATCGACCTGGTTATCCTTTCTTAA
- a CDS encoding potassium-transporting ATPase subunit B gives MKPNNKLFEPALVQTALKQSFIKLDPRVMVRNPVMFTVEIGTLVMAYVTVYSFNHNGQGSPLYNFFIFLVLLLTVLFANFAEAIAEARGKAQADSLRKTREETPAKVLLANGTIEIRSSNQLKKGDVFICEAGDTIPTDGEIIEGIATIDESAITGESAPVIRESGGDKSSVTGGTKVLSDEIKVQVSTAPGDSFLDKMIALVEGASRQKTPNEIALTILLASFTLVFIIVCVTLKPFADYANTPITIAALISLFVCLIPTTIGGLLSAIGIAGMDRALRANVITKSGKAVETAGDIDVLLLDKTGTITIGNRKATNFYPTAGVNIKAFTDACLLSSLADETPEGKSIIELAAEQGIKSTGTPQGSTFIKFTAETRSSGLDTADGRRIRKGAFDSIRNIVEKAGNIFPSDIENHVKAIATNGGTPLVVSENEKALGVIELQDIIKPGISERFERLRKMGVKTVMVTGDNPLTAKYIAEKAGVDDFIAEAKPEDKMNYIKDEQALGKLVAMMGDGTNDAPALAQADVGVAMNSGTQAAKEAGNMVDLDNDPTKLIEIVEIGKQLLITRGTLTTFSIANDVAKYFAIVPALFIASIPALQSLNIMGLHSPESAIMSAVIFNAIIIPILIPLALKGVAYKPIGATALLRRNLFIYGIGGVVAPFIGIKIIDLLVGLFV, from the coding sequence ATGAAACCCAATAATAAATTGTTCGAACCTGCCCTGGTGCAGACCGCGCTAAAACAATCTTTCATCAAACTCGATCCACGGGTAATGGTTCGCAACCCGGTTATGTTTACCGTTGAGATTGGAACACTGGTTATGGCATATGTTACAGTGTATTCTTTCAACCATAACGGACAAGGATCGCCATTATATAATTTCTTCATCTTTTTAGTTTTATTGCTTACCGTGCTGTTTGCAAATTTTGCCGAAGCCATTGCTGAGGCAAGAGGTAAGGCACAGGCCGATAGTCTCCGTAAAACAAGAGAGGAAACACCAGCAAAAGTGCTTTTGGCCAACGGAACTATCGAAATCCGTTCGTCCAACCAGTTAAAAAAAGGCGATGTGTTTATTTGCGAAGCAGGAGACACCATCCCAACTGATGGAGAGATCATCGAAGGTATTGCTACTATCGACGAATCGGCCATTACCGGGGAATCTGCCCCTGTAATCCGTGAATCTGGAGGTGATAAATCATCGGTAACCGGTGGAACAAAAGTTTTATCTGATGAGATCAAGGTTCAGGTGAGCACTGCTCCCGGCGATAGTTTTTTAGATAAGATGATTGCTTTGGTTGAAGGTGCATCGCGTCAGAAAACACCAAACGAGATCGCCTTAACCATTTTGCTGGCCAGTTTTACGCTGGTATTCATTATTGTTTGCGTAACCTTAAAACCATTTGCCGATTATGCCAATACACCAATTACCATTGCGGCACTGATCTCTCTTTTCGTTTGTTTAATTCCAACCACTATTGGTGGATTACTATCAGCGATTGGTATCGCCGGAATGGACAGGGCATTGAGAGCTAACGTAATCACCAAATCGGGTAAAGCCGTAGAAACTGCAGGCGATATTGATGTACTGCTTTTAGATAAAACCGGAACCATTACGATTGGTAACCGTAAAGCCACTAATTTTTATCCAACTGCTGGCGTAAACATTAAAGCTTTTACCGATGCCTGCTTACTGAGCTCATTAGCCGATGAAACCCCTGAGGGGAAATCAATCATCGAGTTAGCCGCTGAGCAGGGCATTAAATCTACCGGAACACCACAGGGATCTACTTTCATCAAATTTACCGCCGAAACCCGCTCAAGCGGTTTAGATACGGCCGACGGAAGAAGGATTAGAAAAGGTGCTTTCGATTCGATCAGGAATATTGTCGAGAAAGCTGGGAATATTTTCCCTTCCGATATCGAAAACCATGTAAAGGCCATTGCTACCAATGGAGGAACACCACTTGTGGTATCTGAAAATGAGAAAGCCCTTGGCGTAATCGAATTGCAGGATATCATTAAACCTGGAATTAGCGAGCGTTTCGAACGCCTCAGGAAAATGGGTGTAAAAACCGTAATGGTTACCGGTGATAATCCTTTAACGGCTAAATATATTGCGGAGAAAGCAGGTGTGGACGATTTTATCGCTGAGGCCAAACCAGAGGATAAAATGAACTACATCAAGGATGAACAGGCGCTGGGCAAGCTGGTTGCCATGATGGGGGATGGTACTAACGATGCGCCCGCCTTGGCCCAAGCCGATGTTGGTGTAGCCATGAACAGTGGAACACAGGCTGCAAAAGAGGCCGGTAATATGGTCGATTTAGATAACGACCCTACTAAACTCATCGAGATTGTAGAAATCGGTAAACAACTGCTCATTACACGAGGTACGCTGACTACTTTTTCCATTGCGAATGATGTAGCTAAGTATTTTGCCATCGTTCCGGCTTTATTTATCGCTTCAATTCCTGCCTTGCAAAGCCTGAATATTATGGGACTGCATTCACCAGAATCGGCCATCATGTCGGCCGTGATTTTTAATGCCATCATTATTCCGATCCTGATCCCGCTGGCCCTGAAAGGTGTGGCTTATAAACCGATCGGTGCAACCGCTTTATTACGCAGGAATCTATTCATATATGGCATTGGTGGGGTAGTTGCTCCATTTATAGGCATTAAAATAATCGATTTATTGGTTGGCTTATTTGTGTAA
- a CDS encoding potassium-transporting ATPase subunit KdpA, translating to MNTELTGIIATFLLTLVIAIPLGKYLAKVFAGEKVWTDFLRPLETGIYKLSGINIKEQMNWKQQLKALLTINILWLFYGFFVLIFQDKLPFNPDGNPGMTPDLAFNTIISFVANCNLQHYSGESGVSYLTQQYVLMFLQFVSAATGIAAAVVLFKAFRDKTTTELGNFWEFFVKSITRLLLPLSLVVALILTFNGTPASYEGKDQFISLQGDTVHVSRGPAAQMIAIKHLGTNGGGYFGANSAHPFENPSYLTNMVEMMAQTIIPLAMIIAFGYFIRRKKLAWTIFGVMTIGLFMLLLPTLSSELGGNPALAKMGISQTTGAMEGKEVRFGPAATAYWSTLTTVISTGSVNGMHDSTMPLTGLWQLLAMMINSFYGGCGVGLLNYFIYLIVAVFISGLMVGRTPEFLGHKVEAREIKIAAIITLLSPFLILAGTAIASYIFTSHGDAAWAVQPKNWLNNPGFHGFSEMLYEMTSSNANNGSGFEGLGDNNIFWNLSTGIVIFLGRFLPIIGPVAIAGLLGAKKFIPESAGTLKTDTKTFALMTFAVIIVLNALSYFPALALGPLAEYFTH from the coding sequence ATGAACACTGAATTAACAGGCATTATTGCCACATTCCTGCTCACCCTGGTCATCGCAATACCATTGGGTAAATACCTGGCTAAGGTTTTTGCAGGAGAAAAAGTCTGGACAGATTTTTTAAGACCATTGGAAACGGGTATTTACAAGCTTTCCGGAATTAACATTAAAGAACAGATGAACTGGAAACAGCAGTTAAAAGCACTGCTTACCATTAATATACTATGGTTGTTTTACGGCTTTTTTGTACTCATCTTCCAGGATAAACTTCCATTCAATCCGGATGGAAATCCCGGGATGACTCCGGATCTGGCCTTTAACACGATTATCAGTTTTGTTGCGAACTGTAACCTTCAGCACTACTCAGGCGAGAGTGGCGTAAGTTACCTCACCCAGCAATACGTACTGATGTTTCTTCAGTTTGTAAGTGCGGCAACCGGTATCGCCGCTGCGGTAGTCCTTTTTAAAGCCTTTAGAGATAAAACAACTACCGAACTGGGCAACTTCTGGGAATTCTTTGTCAAATCAATCACCCGTTTATTATTGCCATTATCACTTGTAGTTGCCTTAATTTTAACTTTTAACGGCACACCTGCAAGTTATGAGGGTAAAGATCAGTTTATTTCGCTGCAAGGCGATACTGTTCATGTTTCGAGAGGACCAGCAGCTCAAATGATTGCCATTAAACATTTAGGTACAAATGGTGGTGGTTATTTTGGGGCTAATTCAGCACATCCTTTTGAAAACCCAAGCTACTTAACCAACATGGTGGAAATGATGGCGCAAACGATTATCCCTTTAGCGATGATCATCGCCTTTGGTTATTTTATCCGCAGGAAAAAACTAGCCTGGACCATTTTTGGCGTAATGACCATTGGTTTGTTCATGCTGCTTTTACCCACTTTAAGTTCAGAATTGGGCGGAAATCCGGCCCTGGCCAAAATGGGTATCTCGCAAACTACCGGCGCAATGGAAGGTAAAGAAGTACGTTTCGGACCTGCAGCCACCGCCTATTGGAGTACACTTACCACGGTAATCTCTACCGGATCGGTAAACGGAATGCACGACAGTACGATGCCTTTAACAGGGTTATGGCAATTATTGGCCATGATGATCAACTCCTTTTACGGCGGTTGTGGTGTAGGTTTATTGAATTACTTTATTTATCTGATAGTTGCTGTATTTATTTCAGGCTTGATGGTGGGCAGAACGCCGGAGTTTCTTGGACATAAGGTTGAAGCCCGGGAGATCAAAATTGCAGCCATTATTACGCTGTTGAGTCCGTTTTTAATCCTCGCCGGAACTGCAATTGCCAGTTACATTTTTACCAGTCATGGCGACGCCGCCTGGGCGGTACAGCCAAAAAACTGGCTCAATAATCCTGGTTTTCACGGTTTCTCTGAGATGTTGTATGAAATGACTTCATCTAATGCCAACAACGGATCGGGGTTTGAAGGATTGGGCGATAACAATATTTTCTGGAACTTATCTACCGGTATTGTGATTTTCCTTGGTCGTTTCCTGCCGATTATCGGACCTGTTGCGATTGCTGGATTATTAGGCGCTAAAAAATTCATTCCTGAATCTGCAGGTACACTTAAAACAGATACTAAGACCTTTGCCCTAATGACTTTCGCGGTAATCATCGTGTTAAATGCACTTTCTTATTTCCCTGCTCTGGCTTTAGGCCCCTTGGCAGAATATTTTACTCACTAA
- a CDS encoding potassium-transporting ATPase subunit C, producing the protein MKKYIIQSIRLTLVLLVLLCVVYPISVAFIGKMSKGNGGGEKITKNGKTVGYALLGQSFTKPEYFWGRPSAVAYNAAGSAGSNKGPSNPDYLKEVQSRIDTLLKYNPGIKKSDIPADMVTASGSGLDPNISEQGAALQVARVAKARKIEEKKVKELIAMNTLKPFMGMFGPSSVNVLKLNLALDEL; encoded by the coding sequence ATGAAAAAGTATATCATTCAATCCATCCGCTTAACCCTTGTACTGTTGGTACTGTTATGCGTAGTATATCCCATCAGTGTGGCCTTTATCGGTAAAATGTCTAAAGGAAACGGTGGAGGAGAAAAAATCACCAAAAATGGTAAAACAGTTGGTTATGCGCTGCTGGGTCAATCTTTTACCAAACCAGAATATTTCTGGGGAAGGCCATCAGCAGTGGCTTACAATGCAGCAGGTTCTGCAGGTTCTAACAAAGGCCCGTCTAATCCTGATTATTTAAAAGAGGTGCAGTCGCGTATCGATACTTTATTGAAATACAATCCGGGCATCAAAAAATCAGATATCCCTGCCGATATGGTTACTGCATCAGGAAGCGGGCTTGATCCAAATATTTCTGAACAGGGTGCTGCCCTGCAGGTGGCAAGAGTGGCTAAGGCAAGGAAAATAGAGGAGAAAAAAGTAAAAGAACTAATTGCCATGAATACCCTAAAACCCTTTATGGGCATGTTCGGTCCATCATCGGTAAATGTGTTGAAACTAAACCTTGCCCTTGATGAACTTTAA